A region from the Etheostoma spectabile isolate EspeVRDwgs_2016 chromosome 9, UIUC_Espe_1.0, whole genome shotgun sequence genome encodes:
- the LOC116695024 gene encoding uncharacterized protein LOC116695024 yields the protein MSTSGLQATKGQNVKELDSMKESISDIINQLQDIDPTRLSFSPFLDLDTQISLAPVSDSPESSVEELHSSSHSVSGSQRSLEPPPATNQPRSSAPCHQQPGHDLPDEPQADQTEEGELDQTLSSPIITAHNLDAATENCISFPTPASQGDMSNGTDTPRWSPESTNLDCTVDEGRPLIGPLPESVELTVWSSVGRGETCEAAEEASDRGRCCCPCCQCKCCQSSQVPAFFSVLASLLCAAGILYALYFYVPIKLPDCPDIASRIVFTFCCCVVAAVPILLAMLMGAACQFCTGSFSLQESFPRRQALQQLFVTASLEQLLLYVLNLVVMAALLPQDQLKLVPILVAMFIFGRLFYWISLNTCSSWRGFGSGLTVFPLLAMVALNLFLMYTLNLKEPLFGSQDVLYNQVTPSSWSGETSQRPSGKPDILPTDILGAQ from the exons ATGAGCACCTCGGGGCTTCAGGCCACTAAGGGGCAGAATGTGAAGGAGCTCGACAGCATGAAGGAGTCCATCAGCGACATCATCAACCAGCTCCAGGACATTGACCCGACCAGGCTCTCCTTTTCCCCCTTCCTGGACCTGGACACTCAGATCTCCTTGGCGCCGGTGTCAGACAGTCCCGAGTCCTCGGTGGAGGAGCTGCACTCATCCTCCCACTCCGTCTCCGGCTCCCAGCGCTCCCTTGAACCACCACCAGCAACCAATCAACCAAGGA GCTCTGCTCCCTGCCATCAGCAGCCCGGCCACGACCTCCCAGATGAGCCACAAGCAGATCAGACAGAGGAGGGAGAGCTCGATCAAACTCTTTCCAGTCCAATCATCACAGCGCACAATTTGGATGCTGCCACGGAAAACTGCATCAGCTTTCCAACCCCAGCCTCTCAGGGAGACATGTCTAACGGCACAGACACACCAAGATGGAGTCCAGAATCCACCAATCTGGACTGCACTGTGGACGAGGGTCGACCTCTGATAGGCCCGCTGCCAGAGAGCGTGGAGCTGACTGTGTGGAGCTCAGTGGGGCGGGGAGAGACTTGCGAGGCCGCAGAGGAGGCTTCAGATCGGGGACGATGCTGCTGTCCCTGCTGCCAGTGTAAATGCTGTCAGAGCAGCCAAGTTCCTGCTTTCTTCTCAGTCCTGGCTTCTCTTCTGTGTGCTGCTGGGATCCTCTATGCACTCTATTTCTATGTCCCCATTAAACTCCCCGACTGCCCCGACATAGCCAGCCGCATCGTTTTCACCTTCTGCTGCTGCGTGGTGGCAGCCGTCCCCATCCTGCTTG CGATGCTCATGGGTGCAGCCTGCCAGTTCTGCACAGGCTCCTTCAGTCTGCAGGAGTCGTTTCCCAGAAGACAGGCGCTGCAGCAGCTGTTTGTCACGGCGTCCTTGGAACAGTTACTCCTCTACGTCCTCAATCTTGTTGTTATGGCCGCTTTACTGCCTCAAGATCAGCTGAAGTTGGTGCCCATACTGGTTGCGATGTTCATCTTTGGAAG GCTTTTTTACTGGATCAGCCTGAACACATGCAGCTCCTGGAGAGGCTTTGGCTCCGGCCTGACTGTCTTTCCGCTTCTCGCCATGGTGGCTCTCAATCTGTTCCTCATGTACACCCTGAATCTCAAAGAGCCACTTTTTGGCTCTCAGGACGTCCTCTATAATCAGGTCACCCCCTCTTCCTGGTCAGGGGAGACATCACAGAGGCCGAGTGGCAAACCAGACATCCTACCCACAGACATCCTGGGCGCTCAATGA